Below is a window of Leptospira sp. WS60.C2 DNA.
TAGTTTCACAACCGAACAGGAGATATGTGTAAATTTTTCTGGGAACGAACAAGCACCCACAACGAATTTATGGGTAACAGGCGTAAATGGTGCCAATTGTAAAATCTCAAGTACCCTTCAAAGAGAAAATGCAATTGTCAATCATTCCGCTTGGCCTAACTCAGGGAATGTTCTTTCCACATCTGGTGGAACTTACTTTCGATTTAGCAATTTATCATTGTTAACTGCGACGAAAATTTTCGTTTCTTCCGAAAGTGTTCTTTAGCACTGAATTTGCCGGTATCTTTGCATGTCACCGGCATGTATTTTCAAATAGAGAGATATCTATGTTATTATTGAATCAAATTGAAACACGTTTTACAGCTTTTTTTATTTCCATCTTACTAGTCATAAGCTCGTTTAATTGTTCTACCAAACCGAAAACTGAAGATAATTCTGCGGTTTTATTATTTCTGCTCTCTGGTGAAAATCCAAGTACCCTTCCTTGCACAAATGTACCAGCAAATGCTGTTAATACAATGGGTGCTTTTACAACGGAAGTGAATGCTTCATCAGCATGTGCTTGGGTGTATGTAAGCCTAAAGTCTAATGGAATTTTATCAGATGTGACTCGCCAATGGGATGTTGCATTCAAACGATATAACGTGGCGACAAATAGTGGGACGAGTGGGTCCGGTAGTGGTGGAGCTTGCGATTCTGGACAAACTAATTTCTCAAATAGTTTTAATGGTTCTGAGTGTTCTGCGTTAGTGGATGTTCGGTTATCGAGCTCTGGTGGAGGTCCCGTCTCTGCTTCCTCTGAAAGTATAAGTCCAGTTATGGCTGCACCGTTAGATTTGTCTCCAATGCCATCGGGTTATGGAGCATGGTACACTTATTCCAATGGAATTTTGACAGCAAAATCAAAGGTATATATCATTACGGGAAGTGATGGAAGTAAGTATGCATTACAGTTTTTAGATTATTATAATTCTGCCGGAACTTCTGGTTATCCAAAATTCCAATGGAAAAAATTGTAATGAACAAAACTTTTCAAGAAAGTAAGTTCCAATGCAAAAGATTATATCTGTTATCAATTTTATTTCTTTGTTTCACTCAGTTGTATCCGCAATCATTGGAAGAACTCAAAGAAATAAAAGAAGCAAAAGATTCCAAATCTGAACAAAGCGAAAAACAAAAGCATGGTCATTCGGGTACTCAGCCAAATCATGATGATTCAAATAAAACAAACATGATTACTGTGACTGGCACAAGGAGGAGAGGTTTATTAAAGGATGCCACGATTTCAACAGAGGTGATTTCAAGAAAGGATATTGATGATATGGGAGCAAGAGACTTATCCCAAACATTAGGCAATGTTCCAGGAATAGAAGTTCGTCCTGCACAATCAGGCGAACGGGGACAGACGGTACGATTACAAGGTTTATCTGCACAGAATGTACTAATTCTTGTGGATGGGCAAAGGACAACGGGACGTTTTAGTGGATCAATTGACCTGACTCGATTTAAAGCAGAAGATATTGAGCGGATCGAGATTGTGAAGGGTGCCTCCTCTGCCATTTATGGTTCGGATGCAATTGCAGGTGTTATCAATATCATCACGAAAGAAGCAAAAGATCCCCTTTATGCTGAATTTAGATCTTTAGGTGGGTCGGGTAGCAAAACGTATTTTGGTCCCTACATGGAATTTCGGAATTATGCGACCGTCGGGGCTAAGGCGGACAAACTCTCTACATTGTTTACCGTAGGATGGCATAAAGGAGAAGGTTATGATTTGACACCAGATGCAACGCCTGGACCAAGGAATGGACGTTATGCGTCACTTGCTCCCGGATATAATCCATACCCAGTCGGAATGCCCATTATCAATCAGTATCTATTGACAACACGTTTTTCTGGATACTCGCCACCTCTGGAATCAACTTCTGGGAGTGCCTTTCATGATATGAATTTATCCAATAAAACTGTTTATCAAGCGACGGATCAATTGACTTTGACTGGACAATTTTATTACAGGCATCTAGATCAATCCGCAGTCGATGCAAGCCCACCAAGAACAGTTTATGACAGGAGAAATAAAACACATGATTTTATGGGTGCATTCAATGTTGATTGGATTGCTTCACAAAAAATCAATTTAAATTTGAATGCAAACTATTCTAGATTCCAAGATTTGTTTACGACGGACCAAAGAAAAGCAGATGATTTGGATTCACAGCAGAGAACTGACAATTCAGTTACAGAGTTTAGAACGAGAATTGATTATAAAGTTTCGGAGAACCACATAACGTCTATCGGAGCGGAGAATTTGCAAGATCAGATTTCTTCTGCAAGAATTGCACCTGATTGTAGACGGACATACCCGAATCTTTGTTTTGAAGATTTTAATCCATTGTTAACAAAAGGGCAAACCATTAATGGAAATGCGTATCGATTTCGAAATGCATTTTATCTACAAGATGAATGGAGGATTTCAGATAAACCTAGAATCCAAATTGTTCCTGGGGTTCGATATGATCATGATTCGATCTATGGGGGAGAATGGTTACCGAAACTTGCCATACGATACGATGTAACCGACCAGTTTCGAATTCGAGCCGCGAATGGTTTGGGATACAGAGCACCTAGTTTTCAAGACCTTTACTTTAATTTTCTAAATCCTGGTGTTGGGTATCGTGTGGTAGGGAATTCAGATTTGAAACCAGAACTTTCTAGAAGTTACAATTTTGGTTGGGAGTGGGATATCACCAAACGAATTTGGTACAGTTCCAATCTATTTTATAATAATGTAGACAATCTCATTGGATTTAGGACGAATCCTATCAGAGATTCCTCTGGACTAATGGTGTTTCAAACATCCAATTATCAGAAAGCAATGACGCAAGGGATTGAAACTTCCGTCAATGTAAGAGTCTCTGATATTGTTACAACAAGTGTTGGGTATACTTATACGGATAGTCGCGACGAATTGACAAAGTTACCTCTGGAGGGTAGGGGTCTGCATCGTTGGAATTTTAGCGTAAGGGTTGATGAAAAATCTAGTGGGATTTCCTTATCGGTTTTTGCCGTTGTATTTGGCAAACAACCATATTACTGCATTAAAAATCCGTTTTGGTGTAATCCTGATTTACCATCTAACTTTGATTCTTTGGAAACTGCCTTAAACCAAGAGTCGCAAAACTCAATTCAAAATCTTTTGGGAACATTGCCTACGGTTCTTTCTGATTACTGCGCGGAGAAGAATCTTTCCTATTGCACCACAAGTCCAACGTATGGATACCGTATGGTGAATCCCTATACGAATTTGAATCTTAGATTGTCGCAAAGGTTTTTTGGGCATTTCCAATGGTTCGTTGGAGTTGATAATGCATTAGATGCTTGGGATTTACAATACAATCCGCAACGACCAAAATTCTATTACTTTGGTTTGGATGGGAAATTTGCTTTTAGTGAAGTGAAATTAAAGAATGGAGATTCTTGAATCTAAAAAAAGTTATCTTACGAAATCTGAATTCCTGTATGCCTCTTGCGGAATGATTGTAATCCAAATTCCCATGTTTGGAAATCTCCAAGTAGGATTACTTTTTCTTTCGCACGAGTGATCGCTGTGTATAAGATCCTTCGGTTGAGAATGGAAAGATTGTTTTCTGTATCTACATCCAATGCTGTTTTGGGAGGAAGGTAAAGGTAAATTGATTTGTATTCAGAACCTTGGCTTTTGTGAATCGTGAGAAAAAAAGCGGGTTCGTGGTCAGGTAGTGTATCTAAAGCAAAGGAATACAAACGATCTTCAATGGGGAAGACTGCCCTTAACTCAGAATTGATAGAAACCACGAGGCCAATGTCTCCATTGAATAATTTTCTCATTTGGTCATTTGATTGGATGATGATGGGCATCCCTTCAAAGTAAAAGGACTTGGATAATTGTCGGTAACTAAGATTCGTTTGGTTTTTAGGATTTGATATTTGTTTTTTGGCATGGCTTAAAATTTGGTTTTGGATGGCTTCGATTCCAAAGTATCCATTTCGTAGGATCGTAAGACATCTGTATTCATTTACGATGGACTCAAATATCGATTTGTTAGTTGGGTCTTTCAGCGAGTTTGGTTCCCAATGGAGTTTGGATGTCGCATTGGCTGTTTGCAGATACAATGTATCCCATAAAAATGGAACCAAACTTTCTAAGTTCCAATCGAGAATCTCAAGATGATTCCCATTAGGTGACTTTGTTTTTTTATCACCTTGGATCCAAACAAAATCCTTTTCTGATTGGAGTTCTGATTTAGTGATGATGTTTGGTTTTGGGAATGGTTTTGGTTTGCTATTTACACCGAAGGATTGTTTGACGACTTCAGCAAAAACACTGAATTCGGAAGTGTCCGAGAAACGATGATTACTGGTAAGTTCTGATAAAAATTCTTTTTTATTTTTTAACGTCGTGATGAGATCGGTTAACACCTCACCTTGGCCCACCGAAGGCAGTTGGTTTGGATCCCCTAGCAAAATGATATGCGTATCAAAATGGATCGCTGAAAAAAATAAATTCATCAATTTTAAATCTACCATGGATGTTTCATCCATGATGATTAAGTCATAAGGTAACGTCCGCTTTTCACCAAATTTGGCTTGGTTTGTTGTTGGATTGATTTTTAATAAATTGTGAATGGTTTGTCCGCGGAAACTAGAAGACTCTGAAGGATTTTCTGTAAATCTTTCTAAATTCCTTTGGATGGATTCTGTTAATCTTTGTGATGCTCTTCCGGTTGGTGCCACAAGTGCAATCCGTTCCACATTGGTGAGTAATTCCAATCGGTATAATGCCATTAAGAGAAAGGAAACAACCGTTGTTTTTCCCGTTCCTGGGCCACCAGAGATCACTCGGAAGTTCGAAGTAATCACGTCTCTGATCGTATCCCTTTGTTCTTTTGCAAGTGTGATGTTTGCTTCTCTTTCTAAACTGCTCACAATCTTTGTGATTTGGTCAGGAGAGATCGTTGTATTCTTTTTTTGGTTTGCTTTATGGGTTAAGAATGCCTTAAGTAAGGATTCGAATTTGATTTTTTCGGAATGGCTTTTTTGCAGATACAACCTAGATTCTGTTCCTGCATTCTCGATCACAAACGGGAAGTAGGTTTTCAGTTTGTCGATTGTGTTCTCATCCTTAATAGGAATGTACAAATCTCCGCTTTGGGATTGTACAAGTAAATTTGCAATTGTATCCTTGAGTGACGAGTCCCAATCGGGGAAAAGATTGTATAAAGAATTCACAAAGGATTGGATTTTTTCATCGATTACTTTCATGAATATACCTTCTCTAATTGGTCAGAGGCACTGCGGATATAGGCCATCACTTCTTTTTTGATTCCTTCAAACTGCTCGAGTGTCCATTCGGAATCGGAATGTTTTAAATCAGAGTAGATTCCGGTTTGTTTGTCACCAGACATCCCTCTTAAAAACAAATAATAGACTCCGCCAAACTTGTTTAAGGCTAAATCGGGTCCAAAGAGGGACTTTAGGTATTCAAATAAAATAAAGGAATACACTGACTTTTGGAAAAGATACCCTTTGTCACGGACGGCATTGGCAACCGCTTCACTGCTATAATCGTTGTTTGGTAGTAAATTGGATTTATAATCGACAATATAGAATTTCTGATCCTTCACAAACACCAAATCGATGGCTCCTTTTAAGTAGTGTTCGAATCCGTCGGTTAAGGAAGCACCACTTTCTTTCAGTAAGTTTTGTAAGAATAAATGGAATTTTAATTCTGCAGACTTTTCTTCTTCCTTTAATTCACTTAAGGATATGGAATTGCCTGTCGCAAGGTTGATCTTTGCAGTCATTGCATGTTTCAATAGGGAAGCAACAGTCTCTTCTATTTTAAGTTCCTTCCCTTCGACTTCAACGGGATACCTTGCGAACGATTTTTGGTAAGCCCACTTCCAGACGGAACTTTGTAGGATTGTTTCCAAATCCAATTGGAAAATAGAGAAATCACATAATTCAAGAATGTTATGTAAAAAGTTTCCGATCTTGGCACTGGAAGGCAATTCAAAAGTCGAGCTCACTTCCACATCAGGAGTTTCTTCTAATTCTTTTTTCTTTTCTTCTTGGTTTACGTTTAAGTTTTTTTCATTGGCTTGTAAACTTGTATAACTATGTTGCAAGAGCACTCTACCAATTTTGATTTCAGAAGGGTATAAAATCGGGGAGGTTGGTTTCTTTGATTGGGTGTCAGTTGCAGGACTAGGATTTGTATTTGTCACTTCTGAAATTTCGTTTGGATCTCGGAATACAAAACTCGATGCAAGAGAA
It encodes the following:
- a CDS encoding TonB-dependent receptor plug domain-containing protein; translated protein: MNKTFQESKFQCKRLYLLSILFLCFTQLYPQSLEELKEIKEAKDSKSEQSEKQKHGHSGTQPNHDDSNKTNMITVTGTRRRGLLKDATISTEVISRKDIDDMGARDLSQTLGNVPGIEVRPAQSGERGQTVRLQGLSAQNVLILVDGQRTTGRFSGSIDLTRFKAEDIERIEIVKGASSAIYGSDAIAGVINIITKEAKDPLYAEFRSLGGSGSKTYFGPYMEFRNYATVGAKADKLSTLFTVGWHKGEGYDLTPDATPGPRNGRYASLAPGYNPYPVGMPIINQYLLTTRFSGYSPPLESTSGSAFHDMNLSNKTVYQATDQLTLTGQFYYRHLDQSAVDASPPRTVYDRRNKTHDFMGAFNVDWIASQKINLNLNANYSRFQDLFTTDQRKADDLDSQQRTDNSVTEFRTRIDYKVSENHITSIGAENLQDQISSARIAPDCRRTYPNLCFEDFNPLLTKGQTINGNAYRFRNAFYLQDEWRISDKPRIQIVPGVRYDHDSIYGGEWLPKLAIRYDVTDQFRIRAANGLGYRAPSFQDLYFNFLNPGVGYRVVGNSDLKPELSRSYNFGWEWDITKRIWYSSNLFYNNVDNLIGFRTNPIRDSSGLMVFQTSNYQKAMTQGIETSVNVRVSDIVTTSVGYTYTDSRDELTKLPLEGRGLHRWNFSVRVDEKSSGISLSVFAVVFGKQPYYCIKNPFWCNPDLPSNFDSLETALNQESQNSIQNLLGTLPTVLSDYCAEKNLSYCTTSPTYGYRMVNPYTNLNLRLSQRFFGHFQWFVGVDNALDAWDLQYNPQRPKFYYFGLDGKFAFSEVKLKNGDS
- a CDS encoding HmuY family protein; amino-acid sequence: MLLLNQIETRFTAFFISILLVISSFNCSTKPKTEDNSAVLLFLLSGENPSTLPCTNVPANAVNTMGAFTTEVNASSACAWVYVSLKSNGILSDVTRQWDVAFKRYNVATNSGTSGSGSGGACDSGQTNFSNSFNGSECSALVDVRLSSSGGGPVSASSESISPVMAAPLDLSPMPSGYGAWYTYSNGILTAKSKVYIITGSDGSKYALQFLDYYNSAGTSGYPKFQWKKL
- the recD gene encoding exodeoxyribonuclease V subunit alpha translates to MKVIDEKIQSFVNSLYNLFPDWDSSLKDTIANLLVQSQSGDLYIPIKDENTIDKLKTYFPFVIENAGTESRLYLQKSHSEKIKFESLLKAFLTHKANQKKNTTISPDQITKIVSSLEREANITLAKEQRDTIRDVITSNFRVISGGPGTGKTTVVSFLLMALYRLELLTNVERIALVAPTGRASQRLTESIQRNLERFTENPSESSSFRGQTIHNLLKINPTTNQAKFGEKRTLPYDLIIMDETSMVDLKLMNLFFSAIHFDTHIILLGDPNQLPSVGQGEVLTDLITTLKNKKEFLSELTSNHRFSDTSEFSVFAEVVKQSFGVNSKPKPFPKPNIITKSELQSEKDFVWIQGDKKTKSPNGNHLEILDWNLESLVPFLWDTLYLQTANATSKLHWEPNSLKDPTNKSIFESIVNEYRCLTILRNGYFGIEAIQNQILSHAKKQISNPKNQTNLSYRQLSKSFYFEGMPIIIQSNDQMRKLFNGDIGLVVSINSELRAVFPIEDRLYSFALDTLPDHEPAFFLTIHKSQGSEYKSIYLYLPPKTALDVDTENNLSILNRRILYTAITRAKEKVILLGDFQTWEFGLQSFRKRHTGIQIS